A region of the Egibacteraceae bacterium genome:
GGAGGCGCTGCTCGACGATCTCATCGCCGGCGGCCTCGACGTCGCGGACCTCACCGCGGGCGACTACGAGCGCGTCCGCGACATCATGCGCCAGCACCGTGACCTCCGCGTCGGTCTGGTGAACGCCGCCGTCCTCGCGGTCGTGGAGCGGCTGGGCGAGGACAAGCTCGCCACACTGGACCGCCGGCGCTTCGCGGTGATGCGGCCCGCGCACATCTCGTCGCTGCGCCTGCTGCCCGACTGATGGGGCGCCCGTGCCCGAGACATGCGCTGGTCTGCACATGCTACGGTGAGAGCATGGCCGAGTTGGTACGGCGCTTGCAGATCCTGCTCGACGACGAGCGGCACGCCCGTCTCGAGCGCGAGGCGAAGCGGACGGG
Encoded here:
- a CDS encoding PIN domain-containing protein, whose amino-acid sequence is MTLIIDTGVLVAAARPAEPDHDSCRGLLETTTERRMVPAPVLVEVEYFLREDPAWEALLDDLIAGGLDVADLTAGDYERVRDIMRQHRDLRVGLVNAAVLAVVERLGEDKLATLDRRRFAVMRPAHISSLRLLPD